The proteins below are encoded in one region of Carcharodon carcharias isolate sCarCar2 chromosome 2, sCarCar2.pri, whole genome shotgun sequence:
- the LOC121272315 gene encoding 3-oxo-5-alpha-steroid 4-dehydrogenase 2-like isoform X3 — MLNTYLSNIQAYFLERTFIYAVRNNGSPKALHIFLCGCLFCTLNGYLQGHSMIYCTHYDDNWTTDFRFISGVALYLVGISINIHSDYILLALRKPGDMGYYIPQGGLFEYVTAANYFGEIVEWFGYAIATSTLPAFIFAIYTASYLGINAWNHHRYYLEKFEDYPKSRKVLIPLIF; from the exons GACATTTATCTATGCAGTTAGAAACAATGGAAGTCCTAAAGCTCTCCACATCTTTCTCTGTGGTTGTTTATTCTGCACTCTTAATGGCTACCTTCAGGGACACAGCATGATCTACTGCACTCACTATGATGACAACTGGACCACTGACTTCAGATTTATCTCAG GTGTTGCGCTATATTTAGTGGGTATATCAATTAACATTCACAGTGACTACATATTACTGGCCCTAAGGAAACCTGGTGACATGGGATATTATATTCCTCAAG GTGGGTTGTTTGAATATGTCACGGCAGCCAATTACTTCGGTGAAATAGTGGAGTGGTTTGGTTATGCCATTGCAACTTCTACTTTGCCAGCCTTTATTTTTGCCATTTACACTGCCAGTTATTTGGGAATAAATGCTTGGAATCATCACAG aTACTATCTGGAAAAGTTTGAAGACTACCCAAAATCAAGGAAAGTTCTGATTCCTCTCATATTTTGA